DNA from Victivallaceae bacterium:
AAGCCGCTACATCCGCCCAGCACTATGAGAATTGCCAGCAAAAACGTTCTTCCCAACAATTTCCTATAAAATTTTAACATCGACCTCTCCCGATTTCTTTATACCCCCAGCCACACAATATCCAAGAGAGCAAGTTTTGACAAGTATGATTTACGGCTCTGATCTCAATCTATATTCGGCAAAACCGGAACTTCCTAATTTTTTAAAACGTACTTTACTCAATACGGAGGGGATCCTCATTTCGTAATCTTTATGGGATTCAACGAAAATAACTCCTTTCGCAACCAATAATTTTTCATTAACGATTTGTTCCAAAAGATTCGGAACGATACAAGGAATATTTTCATAAGGAGGGTCGATGTAAATAATATCGAACGAGGCTCCGATACCGGCTAAATATTTCAATCCGCAAAATACGTTTTTGGAAATAATCTTAACGGGTTCTCGAGGTTTGACACGTTTTAAATTTTCCTTAATAATCCGTACTGAATCATGAGAGGAATCGACAAAAACCGCGGAAGAAGCGCCTTGACTTAAAGCCTCTAACCCTACGACTCCCGTACCTGCAAACAAATCCAAAAAATGTGCGCCTTCGATATAACCGCGACAAATATTAAAAAAACATTCTTTAAGAAGACCGGAAGTCGGTCTTATTTTTACGGATTTGAAAGACTTTAAAAGTATGCCTCTATATTGACCCGATAATATTCTCATAAACTCAACGGATATTCCAGAGGATTAAAATTCAAAAAATCGGCTGACGTTAATCGATAATCGACACGTCCTATTTTTCCGAAAATA
Protein-coding regions in this window:
- the rsmD gene encoding 16S rRNA (guanine(966)-N(2))-methyltransferase RsmD, which produces MRILSGQYRGILLKSFKSVKIRPTSGLLKECFFNICRGYIEGAHFLDLFAGTGVVGLEALSQGASSAVFVDSSHDSVRIIKENLKRVKPREPVKIISKNVFCGLKYLAGIGASFDIIYIDPPYENIPCIVPNLLEQIVNEKLLVAKGVIFVESHKDYEMRIPSVLSKVRFKKLGSSGFAEYRLRSEP